aatatataaacttattcgattacaagtatatgtgttaatatatatacttgatataggttcgtgaatctgaggtcaacacaactctgcacttgttcagtgccatcctatgcatatttactacaaactatcgtatcatatcgtgagtttcatttgctccctttttatctatatttttaggctgagaatacatgtgcaacttttataactgttttacgtttagacataagtactcaaacttttatgctatatacatgctttgtcatgctaaatccctgccgtaatatcgttaattgctgaggtataagatgcaagcttagttattgtgagtagcgctactgagagtgacgtctctagtcagttgaccattggtctttgactacataataatgattcaacgacatgaataacaaatGTCactgggtaacttttgtttagtcgcgatattacaaactacagcattacttttagattgatatttctatatcagtcaactctaaactaaatcttgtgctctaacactattattgaaatcattatttatgataaacctatgaactcaccaaccttttggttgacactctttagcatgtttattctcaggtacttatatgTTATGcttttgctaattgaaagcaacatttcaacgagtcattcatggataattggaaggacttgcatttgctaaattgatgatgattgcttgctatgattggagtcttcattacatatcatatcaattaaagacatttaatgcgttgtttattaaatacaatgtaatctatttatcttctgctgcaaaactcaataaaacgtctcatatagagtcgttctcatttatacaactgttatttgaaataattagtcacaaataccccaggccctatttgggggtgtgacagttaaactcaaagtggaagtatgttttctaaaatggtcatctagacgtcgttctttcgactaaaatgactacctttacaaaaacgaattgtaacttatttttctgactataaacctatactttttctgtttagattcacaaaatagagttcaatatgaaaccatagcaatttgattcacttaaaacggatttaaaatgaagaagttatgggtaaaacaagattggataatttttctcattttagctacgtgaaaattggtaacaaatctattccaaccataacttaatcaacttgtattgtatattatgtaatcttgagataccatagacacgtatacagtgttttgacctatcatgtcgacacatctatatatatttcggaacaaccatagacactctatatgtgaatgttggagttagctatacagggttgaggttgattccaaaaaatatatagtttgagttgtgatcaatactgagatacgtatacactgggtcgtggattgattcaagataatatttatcgatttatttctgtacatctaactgtggacaactagttgtaggttactaacgaggacagctgacttaataaacttaaaacatcaaaatatattaaaagtgttgtaaatatattttgaacatactttgatatatatgtatatattgttataggttcgtgaatcaaccagtggccaagtcttacttcccgacgaagtaaaaatctgtgaaagtgagttatagtcccacttttaaaatctaatatttttgggatgagaatacatgcaggttttataaatgatttacaaaatagacacaagtacgtgaaactacattctatggttgaattatcgaaattgaatatgcccctttttattaagtctggtaatctaagaattagggaacagataccctaattgacgcgaatcctaaagatagatctattgggcctaacaaaccccatccaaagtaccggatggtttagtacttcgaaatttatatcatatctgaagggtgtcccggaatgatggggatattcttatatatgcatcttgttaatgtcggttaccaggtgttcaccatatgaatgatttttatctctatgtatgggatgtgtattgaaatatgaaatcttgtggtctattgttacgatttgatatatataggttaaacctataactcactaacatttttgttgacgtttaaagcatgtttattatcaggtgaatactaagagcttccgctgttgcatactaaaataaggacaagatttggagtccatgtttgtatgatattgtgtaaaaactgcattcaagaaactgatttcgatgtaacatatttgtattgtaaaccattatgtaatggtcgtgtgtaaacaggatattttagattatcattatttgataatctacgtaaagctttttaaacctttatttatgaaataaaggttatggtttgttttaaaaatgaatgcagtctttgaaaaacgtctcatatagaggtcaaaacttcgcaacgaaatcaattaatatggaacttttttaatcaataagaacggaacatttcacatgacacatgtgtgtgtgtgtgtgaaatataatgaaataactatataAACTTTCAATGAAATATAggtatataacttaaattaaataaacaatcaaatatctatattaaatacaatatatgataattaagtaaacTTAAAGTATATCAAATTTTTTGAAATTTGCGGACACATATTTTAACGAAAGAGCTCATAATCGTATCATTATATGTTTAAAAAATTGTGCGACATTATAgataaataaatttttaataaaatttaggtATATAACTTGATTTAAATAAACAATCAAATatctatattaattataaaatatgatatttaaataaacGTAGGGGTAATtgatcaaaatacacttttttaaaaaaatttcaaagaaaatacactttttaaaaaaaaatttgtcaatatacaccattgggtagaccaaggtgttggtcgaccaccatatatcatggtcgaccacctcattttttAAGGTGGTCGACCAAGCTTCATTGAGTTCCCGGTCGACTACCGTGTAAACATGGTCGactagctcttattttttttttttatggtcgACTACCCAACAAAAAGCAAGGCGGGCGACCCAAACCATGGTTGACTaccaaataaataattaaaaaactAATTTACAATAATCAATCGGGTCCAAAACCTTGTTGATAACAACCCAGTTAATATAGCCACACCGTATACCATTTCCAAAAGCCATATACAAATCCAATAAACCTGAAGAAATTCATATGTAAGTTGTTTCATTCCTAAAttcaatttaaatattatattatttcaaattaatcCTAAAGCTAATTCTGATTGATAGATAAATTGATCGATATAGTTTAATTCTTACACGTTTTTGGCCGAATTGAGAAGCAAGGGAGTTAATTCCATTAATCTTGTCACCCTCAACATCTGGAACATCCTAATTTAAGTTGGGATTTTTAGTACATGATCAGTACAATCAATCAGTGTTTAATTATATTGTTAATTCATGCCCGTAAGTACCTTAAATAGTGCTATAACTATCGTAGATGCTCATGATTCCAGATACAAAGATGGCATGCTTTGAAAGGAAACCCGTTTTTCCAGTTATGTATGTCTGCGTATATTGTCTGTTCAAGTTagttttttaattatttatttggcAGTCGACCGTGGTTTGGGTCGCCCGCCTTGTTTTTTGTTGGGGTAGTCGACTATGAAAAAATAAGAggtagtcgaccatgtttacaCGGTAGTCGACCGGGAACTCAATGaagcttggtcgaccaccttgaaaaatgaggtggtcgaccaagatatatggtggtcgaccaacactttggtctacccaatggtgtatattggcaatttttttaaaaaagtgtattttctttgaaattttttaaaaaagtgtattttggtcAATTTCCCTAAACGTAGACTATATCAAACTTTTTTACATTTGCGGACACGTATTTTAACGGACGGGCTCATAAATGTATCACTATATGTTCAAGAACCTGTGCGACAATGAATGAGAACTATTGATTGTTGTATTGTTTTATACTCATGTTATCAATAATAAAAGGgttttttttattgtaattgtattatacgtTTGATCAGTATTAATACTAACACTATCGAAACTAATTTATACAATTACCGTGTAACGCacgagctcataaaactagtaaAGTTATAAGTTATAAAACCTTTAGCAAGTTAATGTGTTATTGATACTTTAGTTTAAAACTAGTTTAGAAACAATTAACTGCGGAGAGTAGTCATTATcaaaaactattataattattaaataatcaaTTTTATATTAAAAGATTGCTACGCATAATACTGTATGATTTTTAAATAcaattattaatttactaaaaatAGGTAAATACCAGTTGCTCATCTGCCAACTAATTTAATGACACTAGTCTATAATAATTTGTAGGCAATTTACAACAATAGAGTCTACAGATTGACGTTGACCACGGCCACAATCTCCTCCTCGACAACTTTACAACATCCATACACAAAACCTTACAACCGGGCCCCCCACTAACCAGCCACGCAACGAccaccccaccaccaccaccaccacaacttcgccacaaaaaatataaaaagtaaaataACCCAACCCAACCTGACACCTTGAATCTTGATTTCAAGATCTCATTTGGGTTTTGTTTCTTCAGTTGGGGTCTGCGTTTCTTCAATAAATTGTCAATTTGATTATAAAGAACACAACTTTAGATCTGGGATTGAAGAAAAAGGTGAGTATCTTGATGATGAATATTTTCCGTAAAGACCCAGGACTAGCAACTGATTCATTTTATGAAATTAGAGCTGGATGCACTGATGTTCCAGATACCAAATTTAGGATCAAGGTAAAACCTTTTTATTCTTCTTTTAAGAACTTGATCATctgcattaacccaattattaatgAACCCAGTTAAATGATATTTGGGActaaaagattcgaactttgtgagTTAATGTTTTGTGATTTGTTTGAATCATTATGTATTTATGTTATACAAGTATGTAAACTTCaataaatcaaattttttttatcaatggtctaatttgatttttaaagatCTGTGTTGTTCCCATGAATTCCGTATGAACTTTTGGATAATTTGATTATAGTCTTGACAGTATAGTATATTGAGATACGTTATCAAGTCAGAAAAGATTTAAAGGATTAAATTTCAAGAATCTAGTACCATAAAATTTGTGCAGACTGTGGATTGGTAGAATTGGCGCTAATTTTGTACTATTTGATATTGGGCATGAACCCTGTTGTGTACTCTGCTGCTAATTAGTGGTATTGAATGAAATTCTGTTATTCCATGAATCTTTATGGAATTAGTCCCGTGTCTATCTGCCTTTATTTCTACTTCTTTATAAATTTAACTGTTATCATGGTCCTGAATCTTGATGATTGTATGTAAGTGTTTGCTGGACTAATAGTTTTGTTACCCCTATCGTTGAATAGGTTGTAGTAGCGTACAGAAAATAAAAATTCACTTAATGCCCAGTAAAACGCTCAATTCGTCCTATAATAGTACAACGCTTGACTGTTCATGTAGTTTAATGGTGGATATTTGAATATTTGATTGATAGTTAAATATCTAAAACACCCTTTCATTGGAGCAAAAATAATAAATCTCGTGAACCAATATCAGGTCACCATTATCTACCGATGACTCGAATGGACAAATAGGTAAATCAGGATTGTAATTTTGCTAAAATGTGAAAGTAGTTTTTCTTTGAGACAAACGTAAAAGGGAAGTGTTGTAATCATGATGTTGTAACTAAATTTAACATTTCCTTCGTATCCAGTCCGGGAAGACGTTAAGTCTAAAAAGGTGGCTGGCTTCGTTTACACCCGAAGGTTCTCTGGATATAGGCAGGTGTCTTGATCGAATATATCGTGGAGTAAGTTTTctacttataaaaaaaaaattaaaacatagattatagattatatatttttaaaagaaaGCAGCAATATTTGTGTTGGTAAATTCACTTGCTTTTGTTCATGCATGTTGATTGTATTCAGGGAATTCATCCTTCGATTAGGGGAGAAGTTTGGGAATTTCTGCTTGGTTGTTACGATTCTAAAAGCACCTTTGACGAACGAGAAGAAATACGACATAAACGAaggttatatattattttaaaagaGGCGAATCTCTTGTATTATTAATTTTTTGATCCTAAATGCATATATGCATACACCATCCTAAAGTATgacatatttatattattagtgtgACCATCATTAATAAATGGACAAATAAGTTTTCCTGGGTCAACCCTGGGTCTGTTTGACCCGCATAATAAGACATGAATTTTTCCCCCTTTAATTTATTTGTATATTTTGTCTACAGGGAGGCATATGCTGAGTTAAAAGAATCATGCAGTCACATGTTTCCTGTTGTTGGAAGCGGAAAATTCGTAACTGCACGTGTAATTACATCAAATGGTGAACCAGTTCAAGACCCGATTGTATTGTTAGGGACAAAGCATGATGATCTTGCAACCCCACAAGATGAAGAAAGCGGTAAATTTTAATTTTTGGGCCCTAGACTGATAAAACTTTTTATGATCGCTATTTATTTATGACCCGTTGCGTACTTGCAGTTGACCTAAGTGCTGCCCCAATGGTTACTCGGGAGCATGATAAAGAAGTAATTCAATGGAAGCTTGCTCTACATCAAATAGGTTGATATATAAAACTTTAAATACATGCTTAATGTGAATCATGTAATTATTTGGGTTTCTATTACTTTACTAATCCTCTTATATCATGTCTAAGTAACCTAAAAATTGCATCAAATGATGTATAATATCTCTctgtttaaatttagtattttgtaATATTTGGTGGCCATTTCGGCCTATAACTGAGTCCGTTTAGTTTCTTTTCCCGTCTCAAACGAATCAAATGGTTAACTGTAAAGATCCAGCTAAATGGGAACGTGTCAAGCGGGCCTAAACTCTTCGTTCTATCTTAGTGCATACATATTCCTAAATCGTTTTCATTatgaatttaaatattattattattacaaatttaattactaagaataattaattaataagaataataataataatatcataattaatgcCTTGATACTGTACAGTTTTTTAAGGTATGGACAAAAAGTGTTTGCTGATCAGCCCGATTGTTTTGACACCCTTAAACTTTTGCCTTTTTGGATTAAAAATTATATATGGCAGGTCTTGATGTGGTTCGCACGGACAGAACGCTAGTGTTTTATGAGAAGCAAGAAAATCTGGCAAAACTTTGGGATGTTCTTGCTGTCTATGCATGGCATGATAAAGATGTTGGTTATGGTCAAGGTGAGTATATATAATACATCACAACCCATATACTATTTGGTTTCAAGATACCAATTctgaattattattatttcaaacagGGATGAGTGATCTTTGTTCCCCTATGATTATGCTTTTTGAACATGAAGCAGATGCATTTTGGTGCTTTGAACGTCTAATGCGTAGAGTGGTAAGCATATGCTGTTTAAATGTATCTATTTTGTATAGAGGTGGCATGATGTTTCGGTTGGGTATGTTTGACTAACAGATTAAACAGGTTTGGGTAATTCAGGTCAAGTTTTGTAGTGGGTGTTGAAATTGGCAGGCAATAAATTTTATTACCCGTATATCCATACTTACTTCTGTAGTTAATCAGTTATATATGGGTATTTATGATTGCTTGTGAATTATTATGAGTTTATATACATTGTAAATGGGCTTTCAGAGTCTTTGAACTTGTTGACCCATTTTTCTTTGCTCCCCTTATTATATTCACCACCCATTTGACCTATTTAATACTCCACCTAAGAGACTCATTCATAATTatttgggttgaaattgccacCTATAGTTTTGTAGTGTCTTGATGTTTGGTGGTTGTTTGACATAATTCTTTGTCTTCAAAGCGAGGGAATTTCAGATGCACGGGTAACACTTTGGGGGTCGAGGCACAACTCGATAATTTGGCCAATGTCACTCAACTTGTTATTCCTAAACTTCACCGGCATTTAGGTATTTTCTATAaataaattaatgtcttgatgctTGCTTTTTATTTGCATTTTCGTTTATATCATCAGTTTTAAGTTTTATACATTGCTATTTATGTAACACATGCTTAAATCTTAAGATGGATATAATATATAGTGAACGAAAGCAACAATCAATTTCGAATTTGGTATGAATATATATTTTACGAAAAAATATCAATAATAAATTACATTTTCAAATGCAGAACACCTCGGTGGAGGCGGTTACCTATTTGCATTCCGGATGCTCATGGTGTTGTTCCGCAGAGAATTATCTTTCGGAGATTCGTTATACTTGTGGGAggtaataataattatgtaaaaGATGTGAGCCTgtttataacttattattatttcaattaaaaaatAAACCTTGAAGACATGTATGTAAATTTTGACACTTTTTGTGGTTTGAACCAAATAGATGTTGTGGGCATTAGAGTATGATCCCGAATTGTTTACGTTGTACGAGGGAGGTGAAACTCATGTTCATAAAATAACAAGAAAAGCCAGACGCCAATATGGAAAGTATGAAAGAGCGAACAGGAGAAGTAGAGCGCGGGCCAGAGGTGGGCCCGGATCCACGGCACCATTTTCCATTTTTGTTTTTCTTGTTGCAAGTGTCCTCAAGGACAGGAGCGACAAGTTATTAAAAGAAGCTAGGGGACTAGACGACGTTGTAAAGGTCAACCTTTTGACTCTTTTAGAAAACATAAACAAATATGTTCATTCTTTTTTGCTATGCAAGTTTCTTAAATAATTTAGTTTTTTTTCTGCAGATATTAAATGACGTATCCGGGAATATGGATGCTAGGAAAGCTTGCATTGGGGCCATGAAGATTCACAAAAAGTATCTAAGAAGGTATTTTCGAAGTCGATATCGGTAATACTTCATGTGCATTTCAAGCAAATAAATTTGATTTATGGATCATTTCAGGCAAAAGAATCAATGAGCTAGCTTTAGTGGCTCTTTTTGATCACCTACATTTTGACTTTTGATGATTGGTTTCGCACTTAGAAATCGATCAACGGCACTGTAGGAGGCATTTTGTTGTGAGCTGATGGTCATTGACcttgtattttattattattttttttttttctacaaAACGAACAAATAAGTCatgtttgtatatgtatatgtagcagTTATCTTGTGAAATACAAAAGTTCCTCTAAATTTTTTTTCCTCTACATGTTGTATAGTACAGTATTACTTCAGTCATTTTAGTTGAAAGAGAGATCAAGAGTGCTATAAGTCTAACTAATGCGTTTTGGGACTGAAACTGCAATAAACAAAGTACAACTATGCTATTGTTGTGATTGTGTGTAAATACGCCCCTGGTTCCGGCCACGAAAGGACCAACTCGCAGTTCGCAAATCGCAAGTCGGTCCCTACGACTTGTGAATTGCCACCTTAATCTTATCCGGATAAGAATCTACACAAGATTTaccgatatttttataggttc
The window above is part of the Rutidosis leptorrhynchoides isolate AG116_Rl617_1_P2 chromosome 1, CSIRO_AGI_Rlap_v1, whole genome shotgun sequence genome. Proteins encoded here:
- the LOC139885972 gene encoding rab GTPase-activating protein 22-like isoform X2, which translates into the protein MMNIFRKDPGLATDSFYEIRAGCTDVPDTKFRIKGIHPSIRGEVWEFLLGCYDSKSTFDEREEIRHKRREAYAELKESCSHMFPVVGSGKFVTARVITSNGEPVQDPIVLLGTKHDDLATPQDEESVDLSAAPMVTREHDKEVIQWKLALHQIGLDVVRTDRTLVFYEKQENLAKLWDVLAVYAWHDKDVGYGQGMSDLCSPMIMLFEHEADAFWCFERLMRRVRGNFRCTGNTLGVEAQLDNLANVTQLVIPKLHRHLEHLGGGGYLFAFRMLMVLFRRELSFGDSLYLWEMLWALEYDPELFTLYEGGETHVHKITRKARRQYGKYERANRRSRARARGGPGSTAPFSIFVFLVASVLKDRSDKLLKEARGLDDVVKILNDVSGNMDARKACIGAMKIHKKYLRRQKNQ
- the LOC139885972 gene encoding rab GTPase-activating protein 22-like isoform X1; protein product: MMNIFRKDPGLATDSFYEIRAGCTDVPDTKFRIKSGKTLSLKRWLASFTPEGSLDIGRCLDRIYRGGIHPSIRGEVWEFLLGCYDSKSTFDEREEIRHKRREAYAELKESCSHMFPVVGSGKFVTARVITSNGEPVQDPIVLLGTKHDDLATPQDEESVDLSAAPMVTREHDKEVIQWKLALHQIGLDVVRTDRTLVFYEKQENLAKLWDVLAVYAWHDKDVGYGQGMSDLCSPMIMLFEHEADAFWCFERLMRRVRGNFRCTGNTLGVEAQLDNLANVTQLVIPKLHRHLEHLGGGGYLFAFRMLMVLFRRELSFGDSLYLWEMLWALEYDPELFTLYEGGETHVHKITRKARRQYGKYERANRRSRARARGGPGSTAPFSIFVFLVASVLKDRSDKLLKEARGLDDVVKILNDVSGNMDARKACIGAMKIHKKYLRRQKNQ